A single genomic interval of Lewinellaceae bacterium harbors:
- a CDS encoding alpha/beta hydrolase fold domain-containing protein, with the protein MPLPLSLFLFLLGIALMYGLLWLAVPRGSLLHELLHLPPFWVHLLSSPGNNFREERIAYGAHRRQYMLLCIPPEGMPLQPAVLFYFHGGGWQFGAPEQFRPQAQQLTRRGFVVLLPSCRRLPRYNYRHIREDLTQMLLKARDVLAQREMGEKKAIIGGMSAGGNMAALAALDHEGLEQAGLSPEWFQGLFLLGAPLHLDKMASSPTLRFFAGPRDRPMFRQASPYQYLNKSVNISTLIIHGAKDGMVKFEGAREFANRMKAVNAAETRFVSLPEGTHLDVASWFFREGEAREAFWGWLERLSG; encoded by the coding sequence ATGCCGCTCCCGCTATCTTTATTCCTCTTTCTGCTGGGTATTGCTCTGATGTACGGCCTCCTTTGGCTGGCGGTGCCCAGGGGCAGCCTGCTCCACGAATTGCTGCACCTTCCCCCATTCTGGGTGCACCTTCTCTCCAGCCCCGGGAATAACTTCCGGGAGGAGCGAATTGCCTACGGCGCCCACCGGCGGCAGTATATGCTTTTGTGCATTCCTCCGGAGGGCATGCCGCTGCAACCGGCAGTCCTGTTCTATTTCCACGGCGGAGGCTGGCAATTCGGCGCCCCGGAGCAATTCCGGCCACAGGCCCAACAGCTTACCCGAAGGGGCTTCGTCGTCCTGCTGCCTTCTTGCCGGCGCCTGCCCCGCTACAACTACCGGCACATTCGGGAAGACCTTACCCAGATGCTTTTGAAAGCACGGGATGTGCTGGCCCAGCGGGAAATGGGCGAGAAAAAAGCCATCATCGGCGGCATGTCGGCAGGAGGCAATATGGCGGCGCTGGCCGCGCTGGACCACGAAGGGCTGGAGCAGGCTGGCCTTTCACCGGAATGGTTTCAGGGGCTTTTCCTCCTGGGCGCTCCCCTGCACCTGGACAAGATGGCCAGTTCCCCCACCCTGCGTTTTTTTGCCGGCCCGAGGGATCGGCCCATGTTCCGTCAAGCCAGCCCCTACCAATACCTGAACAAATCCGTTAACATTTCCACTCTGATCATCCACGGCGCCAAAGATGGCATGGTGAAATTCGAAGGAGCCCGGGAGTTCGCCAACCGGATGAAAGCCGTCAATGCAGCGGAGACCCGCTTTGTGAGCCTGCCGGAAGGTACGCATCTGGATGTGGCGAGCTGGTTTTTCCGGGAGGGGGAAGCGAGGGAGGCGTTTTGGGGGTGGCTGGAACGCCTTTCCGGGTAG
- a CDS encoding ATP-grasp domain-containing protein, whose amino-acid sequence MRPLTFLCISCYFKGQDFLRACKAAGNTVFLLTRKSLEHQGWPRESVDEFFYIESEENTPENLSNIAKGLAWLMRNKKIDRIVALDDFDVEKAAFLREEFRIPGMGQTTARYFRDKLAMRIRAAESGISVPPFSSLFHDADINYYILRTSPPWVVKPRSEASATGIRKVHSSEELWQAIHDLGDHRHHFLVEQFKPGDVYHVDAITVAGKVQFCRTSRYLSTPLEVAHGGGIFRSHTIEFGSEEDKALQQLNAQVMKAFGMQFSASHTEFIRSKEDGKFYFLETSSRVGGAHLAEMVEFSSGVNLWGEWARLENAIARGEPYQAPTPEKLYTGIVVSLSRFKHPDHSSFSDPEIVWRLNKDHHIGLIVRSERRERVLELLDEYAGRIQRDFHASAPAPKKPAD is encoded by the coding sequence ATGCGCCCACTCACCTTCCTCTGCATTTCCTGCTATTTCAAAGGGCAGGATTTCCTGCGTGCCTGCAAAGCCGCCGGCAATACCGTTTTCCTGCTCACCCGGAAATCGCTGGAACACCAGGGCTGGCCAAGAGAGTCGGTGGACGAGTTTTTCTACATCGAGTCGGAAGAGAATACCCCCGAGAACCTCAGCAATATTGCCAAAGGGCTGGCCTGGCTCATGCGCAACAAAAAAATAGACCGCATTGTCGCCCTCGATGATTTCGACGTCGAAAAGGCGGCCTTCCTGCGCGAGGAGTTCCGCATCCCCGGCATGGGGCAAACGACCGCCCGCTATTTCCGGGATAAGCTGGCCATGCGGATCCGGGCTGCCGAATCCGGCATCTCCGTGCCGCCCTTCAGTTCGCTTTTCCACGATGCCGACATCAATTATTACATTCTTCGAACTTCTCCGCCCTGGGTGGTGAAACCGCGCTCCGAGGCTTCCGCCACCGGCATTCGCAAAGTACACAGCAGCGAAGAACTGTGGCAGGCCATCCACGATTTGGGCGACCACCGCCACCACTTCCTGGTGGAGCAGTTCAAGCCGGGCGACGTATACCACGTCGACGCCATCACTGTAGCCGGCAAGGTGCAGTTTTGCCGAACCTCCCGATACCTCAGCACGCCGCTGGAGGTAGCTCACGGCGGCGGCATTTTCCGTTCTCATACCATCGAATTCGGCAGCGAGGAAGACAAAGCGCTGCAACAACTGAACGCGCAGGTAATGAAGGCATTCGGCATGCAGTTCAGCGCATCCCATACCGAGTTCATCCGCTCAAAGGAAGACGGCAAGTTTTACTTTCTGGAAACCTCTTCCCGCGTTGGCGGCGCCCACCTCGCCGAAATGGTGGAGTTCTCTTCCGGGGTCAACCTGTGGGGAGAATGGGCGCGGCTGGAAAACGCCATAGCCCGCGGAGAGCCTTATCAGGCGCCAACGCCCGAGAAACTTTATACTGGCATCGTCGTCTCCCTCTCCCGCTTCAAACACCCCGACCATTCCAGCTTCTCTGACCCGGAGATCGTCTGGCGCCTGAACAAGGACCACCACATTGGCCTGATCGTCCGCTCCGAACGGCGCGAGCGGGTTCTGGAATTGCTGGATGAGTACGCCGGGCGCATCCAAAGGGATTTCCACGCCAGCGCGCCGGCGCCGAAGAAGCCGGCGGATTAG
- a CDS encoding sigma-70 family RNA polymerase sigma factor: MLLFKKRTDTLSDEELLAAYKRRPSEAIFSQLFRRHAHKLYGLCLSYLKNPQDAEDAVMDSFADLPPKLLKYDIEDFESWLFLVVRNYCLKLLKEKARLRTDGLDEICEEVFVESAHDETLHSIEEEERRYEALSDAIDQLKGPQRKCIILFYLENRPYQEIAELTSFGLNEVKSHIQNGRRNLKNLLL, encoded by the coding sequence ATGCTCCTATTCAAAAAGCGGACGGATACCCTTAGCGATGAAGAACTGCTTGCCGCCTACAAGCGCAGGCCCTCCGAAGCTATCTTCAGCCAACTGTTCCGGCGGCATGCTCACAAGCTCTACGGGCTTTGCCTGAGTTACCTGAAAAACCCGCAGGATGCCGAAGATGCTGTGATGGACAGCTTCGCCGACCTGCCGCCCAAACTGTTGAAATACGACATTGAGGACTTCGAATCCTGGCTCTTCCTGGTGGTGCGAAACTACTGCCTCAAACTGCTGAAGGAAAAGGCCCGCCTGCGAACCGACGGGCTGGACGAGATTTGCGAGGAGGTTTTTGTGGAATCCGCCCACGATGAGACTCTTCATAGTATAGAAGAAGAGGAACGGCGCTACGAAGCGCTCAGCGACGCCATCGACCAGCTCAAAGGGCCGCAGCGGAAATGCATCATCCTGTTTTACCTGGAAAACCGGCCTTACCAGGAAATTGCAGAGCTGACCTCTTTTGGGCTCAATGAAGTGAAAAGCCACATCCAGAACGGAAGGCGCAACCTGAAAAACCTGCTCCTTTGA
- a CDS encoding CHAT domain-containing protein: protein MRLFGLLFLMAPALLCGQAETLAAPEAFLALEQADSCVQSEDYKAARALYLEALPYFITQDAHREQSYIYLWLSETSYYARDLDQAMKEALYSRLLAESCLNPDTLPFYCTILQNLGVFHSARSDFDGQMRYYLQSLEAALQYHGKNSARAADAYLSVGAAYGRRGRWNECIAFTENSLQIARDVNYREGIGSALLNLSYSYAEQEDFEKAIQLQIQALSVTTSLEERARGLNNLGVHYIDIGEYDEALGNLHRALHLRRALYLPSDGDVFSTLLNISRAHSENGRLDSASYYLEQAIQGLLQQGNDADQSLLQIAYNYKGKLLLEGGLPEAAEQAIRQALAVRGNWRGVNSSTFMLMGEVLLALGRYDQALQAAQEGLEWAAPGFEAEGSMENPPWERLESIAQARGLLKLKGDILRESGLASGEPTLLKASLATFEQGDSLVMWLRRSFRSRLSRDQMAANANELYAGALRTLYHLYQQTGDTAYFDQALAFSEKNKALSVLENLNSLYARSFSGVPDDVVEAERRLLEEIEFYSNLAKLNRGYESDSLVAAWENLAFEKRRQQDSLLSRVEVQYPHYYQMKHGFQLAGVRPLQEELLAQGETLLEYFWDEDAVFVFLLSGKQRQFFRLPALRLADKTGNLCRLAIEQGPEFYERSFELYQLLFQPLEPYIKGEKLAIVPDDILAYLPFEMLLTEPVPAESLPHARRPYLLKKYSIRNLFSANAALQAQYNQAAVSVSGELLALAPSFDGDASGLANLPGARDELDILEEGYQGLFLQDTTASEANFRKYCRRYGIYHIATHTRIDQSLPAATHLLLEAGGGQDGKLHVFELYNLRLDAELAVLSACNTGIGKIRVGEGSASLAHAFAYAGCSDLVMSLWPVQDRTTPVLIKRYYDNMAEGMDRCEALRQAKLHCLEYDELFAHPYYWSGFIYVGSREELFLKKRTGLTLWPLLLLLGLIAAGLTIVLIRRGNS, encoded by the coding sequence ATGAGGCTATTCGGCCTTCTTTTCCTGATGGCGCCTGCCTTGCTTTGCGGGCAGGCGGAAACCCTGGCAGCGCCTGAAGCCTTTCTGGCCCTGGAGCAGGCGGATTCCTGTGTCCAATCTGAGGATTACAAGGCCGCCCGGGCGTTGTACCTGGAGGCTCTGCCTTATTTTATAACGCAGGATGCCCATCGGGAGCAATCGTACATCTATCTGTGGCTCAGCGAAACCTCCTATTATGCACGGGATTTGGATCAGGCTATGAAAGAGGCTTTGTACAGCCGCCTGCTGGCGGAATCCTGCCTCAATCCCGATACCTTGCCATTCTACTGCACCATCCTGCAAAACCTGGGCGTTTTTCATTCGGCGCGCAGCGATTTCGACGGGCAAATGAGGTATTACCTCCAATCGCTGGAGGCGGCGCTGCAATACCATGGAAAGAACAGCGCGCGTGCCGCCGACGCCTACCTGAGCGTGGGCGCTGCCTATGGCCGGCGCGGGCGCTGGAACGAGTGTATCGCCTTCACGGAAAACTCTTTGCAGATAGCCCGGGATGTCAATTACCGGGAAGGCATAGGCTCGGCCCTGCTTAACCTTTCCTACAGTTATGCCGAGCAGGAGGATTTTGAAAAGGCCATTCAGCTTCAAATCCAGGCACTGTCAGTGACCACCAGCCTGGAAGAGCGGGCCCGCGGGCTGAACAACCTGGGCGTTCACTACATCGATATAGGCGAGTACGATGAAGCGCTGGGCAACCTGCACCGGGCGCTGCATTTGCGCCGGGCCCTGTACCTGCCCTCCGACGGCGACGTTTTTTCCACCCTGCTCAATATCTCCCGCGCCCATTCGGAAAACGGCCGGCTGGATTCGGCGAGCTACTATCTGGAGCAGGCCATCCAGGGGCTGCTCCAGCAGGGCAATGATGCGGACCAGTCGCTTTTGCAGATCGCTTACAATTACAAGGGCAAGTTGTTGCTGGAGGGAGGCCTGCCAGAGGCGGCGGAACAAGCCATACGGCAAGCGCTGGCTGTGCGCGGCAACTGGAGGGGGGTGAACAGCAGCACTTTTATGCTGATGGGGGAGGTCTTGCTGGCGCTGGGGCGCTACGATCAGGCGCTGCAGGCCGCTCAGGAAGGGCTGGAGTGGGCGGCGCCCGGTTTTGAAGCGGAAGGCTCCATGGAAAACCCTCCCTGGGAAAGGCTGGAGAGCATCGCCCAGGCCCGGGGATTGCTGAAACTCAAGGGAGACATACTCCGGGAAAGCGGGCTGGCAAGCGGCGAACCAACGCTGCTGAAGGCTTCCCTGGCAACCTTCGAGCAGGGCGATTCGCTGGTGATGTGGCTGCGCCGGTCCTTCCGCAGCCGCTTGTCCCGCGACCAGATGGCCGCCAACGCCAACGAGCTGTACGCCGGCGCCCTGCGCACCCTTTACCACCTCTATCAGCAAACCGGAGACACGGCCTACTTCGACCAGGCGCTGGCGTTTTCCGAAAAGAATAAAGCCCTTTCCGTGCTGGAAAACCTCAACAGCCTGTACGCCCGGTCCTTTTCCGGCGTTCCCGACGATGTAGTAGAAGCAGAGCGCCGGCTGCTGGAAGAGATCGAGTTTTATTCCAACCTGGCTAAACTCAACCGAGGCTACGAAAGCGATAGCCTGGTGGCCGCCTGGGAAAACCTGGCCTTTGAAAAACGCCGGCAACAGGACAGCCTGCTGAGCCGGGTCGAAGTGCAATACCCCCATTACTACCAGATGAAACATGGCTTCCAACTGGCGGGGGTAAGGCCTCTGCAGGAAGAACTGCTGGCTCAGGGGGAAACCCTGCTCGAATACTTTTGGGACGAGGATGCCGTTTTTGTATTCCTCCTATCCGGAAAGCAACGGCAGTTTTTCCGGCTGCCCGCGCTCCGGCTGGCTGATAAAACAGGGAATCTTTGCCGGTTGGCCATTGAGCAGGGCCCGGAGTTTTACGAACGGAGCTTTGAGCTGTACCAACTGCTGTTCCAGCCTTTGGAACCCTACATCAAAGGCGAAAAACTGGCCATCGTGCCGGATGACATCCTGGCGTACCTGCCTTTTGAAATGTTGCTCACCGAACCTGTGCCTGCGGAAAGTTTGCCCCATGCCCGGCGCCCCTATTTGTTGAAAAAGTACTCCATCCGGAATCTGTTTTCCGCCAATGCCGCCTTGCAGGCTCAGTACAATCAAGCGGCGGTTTCCGTCTCCGGGGAATTGCTGGCACTGGCCCCTTCCTTTGACGGCGATGCCTCCGGTTTAGCCAACCTGCCCGGCGCCCGGGACGAACTGGATATTCTGGAAGAAGGATACCAGGGGCTTTTTTTACAGGATACAACCGCCTCGGAAGCTAATTTTCGGAAGTACTGCCGCCGTTACGGCATCTATCACATCGCCACCCACACCAGGATCGACCAAAGCCTGCCTGCCGCCACCCACCTTTTGCTGGAAGCAGGCGGGGGGCAGGACGGCAAGCTCCACGTCTTTGAATTGTACAACCTGCGCCTGGATGCCGAACTGGCGGTATTGAGCGCCTGCAATACCGGCATCGGCAAGATCAGGGTGGGAGAGGGGAGCGCCAGCCTGGCCCATGCCTTTGCCTACGCGGGCTGTTCCGACCTGGTGATGTCCCTCTGGCCCGTGCAGGACCGGACGACACCTGTACTGATTAAGCGTTATTACGACAACATGGCGGAGGGGATGGACCGGTGCGAGGCCTTGCGCCAGGCGAAGCTGCATTGCCTGGAATACGATGAGCTGTTTGCCCACCCTTATTACTGGAGCGGCTTTATATATGTAGGCAGCCGGGAGGAGCTCTTCTTAAAAAAACGCACGGGACTTACGCTTTGGCCGCTTCTCTTGCTATTGGGGCTTATAGCGGCGGGGCTTACAATTGTTTTAATACGGCGCGGGAACTCATAG
- a CDS encoding leucyl aminopeptidase, with translation MILKISHTLKNLPPAVIIPLAAGEPLQRALNSIASATGTPAALIEADFKAEPGEVQIVYKDSTRFFLLGLGQSPAFQDVLKAFRSLSGKNRQKLPAAIGISLLHGNLSGNAAIWVEAALNGLALGTYQIGRYKKIPNGNGHVLSGPNASVELLVEESLAEKGQQAARRGLAVAETQMSIFHLVNAPSNKKTPESLAQWALESGKKYGYSVRALGKEQILAEGLHALLAVNRGSEYPPAFIIMEYRPKKEPAKGLKKIGLVGKGVTFDTGGLSIKPSANMHYMKSDMGGAAAVFGTMEAAAKLQLPVHLVGIVPSTDNSVDALSIKPSDVIDSYSGKTIEVIDTDAEGRLILADGLCYMARNYRPDTMIDLATLTGSTVRTFGYHAAGLFSNNDALAAQLFAASERSGERSWRLPLWDAYKDDIKSDVADLRNFSGRPMAGAIGAAKFLEAFIEGHPAWAHLDIAGVAFNDSEFSSQKSATAFGVRLLLDYISHLE, from the coding sequence ATGATCCTGAAAATTTCCCATACCCTGAAAAACCTGCCGCCGGCAGTTATCATCCCTCTTGCCGCCGGCGAACCTCTGCAGCGTGCCCTGAACTCAATAGCCTCGGCAACCGGAACGCCGGCAGCGCTGATCGAGGCGGACTTTAAAGCCGAACCGGGAGAAGTGCAAATAGTGTATAAGGACAGCACTCGTTTCTTTCTTTTAGGCCTGGGCCAGTCGCCGGCTTTTCAGGATGTGCTGAAGGCCTTTCGCTCCCTCTCCGGCAAAAACCGGCAAAAGCTGCCGGCAGCTATCGGCATCAGCCTTTTGCACGGCAACCTTTCCGGCAATGCCGCCATCTGGGTAGAGGCCGCCCTCAACGGGCTGGCCCTGGGCACCTACCAGATCGGCCGCTACAAGAAAATACCGAACGGCAACGGGCATGTGCTGTCCGGCCCCAATGCCTCGGTAGAGCTCCTGGTGGAAGAAAGCCTGGCGGAAAAGGGCCAACAGGCAGCGCGGCGCGGCCTGGCCGTAGCCGAAACCCAGATGAGCATCTTCCATCTGGTGAACGCCCCCAGCAATAAGAAAACCCCGGAAAGCCTGGCGCAGTGGGCGCTGGAGTCCGGAAAAAAATACGGTTACAGCGTCCGGGCCCTGGGCAAAGAGCAAATCCTTGCCGAAGGGCTGCACGCCCTGCTGGCCGTCAACCGGGGCAGCGAATATCCGCCGGCTTTTATCATCATGGAATACCGCCCGAAGAAGGAACCGGCGAAAGGCTTGAAAAAGATAGGCCTGGTGGGAAAAGGCGTCACTTTCGACACCGGCGGGCTTTCCATCAAGCCTTCCGCCAACATGCACTACATGAAAAGCGATATGGGCGGGGCAGCGGCTGTTTTTGGAACCATGGAGGCGGCAGCCAAACTGCAACTGCCCGTGCACCTGGTCGGCATCGTGCCTTCCACCGACAACAGCGTGGATGCCTTGTCGATCAAACCGAGCGACGTGATCGACTCCTATAGCGGCAAGACCATCGAAGTGATCGATACCGACGCCGAAGGGCGCCTGATACTGGCCGACGGCTTATGCTACATGGCCAGAAACTATCGGCCGGACACCATGATCGACCTGGCTACCCTGACGGGAAGCACGGTCCGCACTTTCGGCTACCATGCCGCCGGCCTGTTCTCCAACAACGACGCCCTTGCCGCCCAGCTTTTTGCCGCCAGCGAACGCAGCGGAGAACGCAGCTGGCGCCTTCCGCTCTGGGATGCCTACAAAGACGACATCAAGTCGGATGTGGCCGACCTGCGCAATTTCAGCGGCCGCCCGATGGCAGGCGCCATCGGCGCCGCCAAGTTCCTGGAGGCTTTCATCGAGGGCCACCCGGCCTGGGCCCACCTCGACATCGCCGGCGTAGCCTTCAACGATTCTGAATTTTCTTCCCAAAAAAGCGCAACGGCGTTTGGCGTAAGGCTTTTGCTGGATTATATTAGCCACCTGGAATAA
- a CDS encoding tetratricopeptide repeat protein — protein MKKDIPPNERSLSRKEMLERHRRREYQDAKNELNEFSRRALSGLQYHPEEEPLEATLNRLDRRTAPAGGRNFTIRHLLSIAAAAAVLLAAGYFVFFQPPGNEALFAEHFDYLPSAVNSRGEGQNTPSAYEEGPGLRTKALKAYEAGQYELAQSLMEKHLAENSRDAEVRLYLGILLLGEGKAEPAAGHLEATLNNLPKPTYERPAKWYLALALLRKGETEQAKALFLELENGRDRYAMSSRAVLKQL, from the coding sequence ATGAAAAAAGATATACCCCCAAACGAAAGATCCCTCTCCAGAAAAGAAATGCTGGAGCGGCATCGGCGCCGTGAATACCAGGATGCCAAAAACGAACTCAACGAATTCTCCCGCCGCGCGCTTTCCGGATTGCAGTACCACCCTGAAGAAGAACCGCTGGAGGCTACGCTCAACCGCCTGGACCGCCGCACAGCCCCGGCGGGCGGGCGCAACTTTACCATCCGCCACCTGCTCAGCATTGCCGCTGCTGCTGCCGTTCTCCTCGCCGCCGGTTATTTCGTCTTTTTCCAACCTCCAGGCAACGAAGCGCTCTTCGCCGAACACTTCGACTACCTGCCCAGCGCAGTGAATAGCAGAGGCGAAGGCCAAAACACTCCTTCCGCCTACGAAGAAGGCCCTGGCCTGCGCACGAAAGCCCTGAAGGCCTACGAAGCCGGCCAATATGAACTGGCCCAAAGCCTGATGGAAAAACACCTTGCCGAAAACAGCAGGGATGCCGAGGTTCGGTTGTACCTGGGCATTTTGCTCCTGGGGGAAGGCAAAGCAGAACCGGCCGCCGGCCACCTGGAGGCTACGCTGAACAACCTCCCCAAACCCACCTACGAGCGGCCCGCCAAATGGTACCTGGCGCTGGCCCTGCTCCGCAAGGGCGAGACGGAACAGGCGAAGGCGCTATTTCTTGAACTGGAAAACGGCAGAGACCGATACGCTATGAGTTCCCGCGCCGTATTAAAACAATTGTAA
- a CDS encoding ROK family protein, which translates to MKPLWGIDLGGTKTEGVILESSAPLNVLLRLRIPTESEKGYGHIVKQVARLVGRMAEESGMAPEQLGVGGPGMLDPDTQTMKNCNTTALNGQPLRQDLEAALGIPVILANDANCFAVAETRLGAVRDLAPEAKTVFGVIMGTGVGGGIVIGGELLEGRHGIAGEWGHNFLDESGGPCYCGRAGCVETVISGPALEKHYARLSGQERTLPRIVERCEAGGDAAATATIERLIRFFGKGIAGVINVLDPDVVVLGGGLGNIGLLYSEGAAAVQPFVFNNSLKTKFLKPKLGDSAGVFGAALLGGEVNV; encoded by the coding sequence ATGAAGCCACTCTGGGGTATCGACCTGGGCGGGACCAAGACGGAAGGCGTCATTTTGGAAAGCTCCGCTCCGCTTAATGTGCTGCTGCGGTTGCGCATTCCCACGGAATCGGAAAAGGGCTACGGGCATATTGTCAAACAGGTTGCCCGGCTGGTGGGCCGGATGGCCGAAGAGTCGGGCATGGCGCCTGAACAGCTGGGCGTCGGCGGCCCTGGCATGCTCGACCCGGATACGCAAACCATGAAAAACTGCAACACCACCGCCCTCAATGGCCAGCCGTTGCGCCAAGACCTGGAAGCAGCCCTGGGCATTCCGGTAATACTGGCCAATGACGCCAACTGCTTTGCCGTGGCCGAAACCCGGCTGGGCGCGGTCAGAGATTTGGCGCCGGAGGCCAAAACAGTGTTTGGCGTAATCATGGGCACCGGCGTCGGCGGCGGCATCGTCATCGGCGGAGAATTGCTGGAGGGGCGCCACGGCATCGCCGGAGAATGGGGCCACAACTTCCTGGACGAATCCGGCGGGCCCTGTTACTGCGGGAGGGCCGGTTGTGTGGAAACGGTCATATCCGGCCCGGCTTTGGAAAAGCACTACGCCCGGCTGTCAGGGCAGGAGCGCACACTGCCCCGGATCGTCGAACGCTGTGAGGCAGGCGGGGATGCAGCCGCCACAGCTACGATCGAACGCCTCATTCGCTTCTTCGGCAAAGGCATCGCCGGCGTCATCAATGTGCTGGACCCCGACGTGGTCGTGCTGGGCGGCGGCCTGGGCAACATCGGCCTGCTCTATTCCGAAGGGGCGGCGGCTGTCCAGCCGTTTGTCTTCAACAACAGCCTGAAGACGAAATTCCTGAAACCTAAACTGGGAGATAGTGCGGGGGTGTTCGGGGCGGCTTTGCTG